A segment of the Bordetella flabilis genome:
ACCGCCAATTGAGGATCGCATGCGACGCACCAGCATCTACGCGGAAGGCTTCAGCCACAAGAACCCGATACCGGCCGCATGCCGGGTCGGCAGCATGCTTTATTCCGGCAGCGTGCAGGGGACCGATCCGGCCACCGGCGCGTACGGCGCGACGCTGCAGGCGCAATGCCGGCTGATGTTCGAACACGTCCAACGCATTGTCACGGCAGGCGGGGGAAGCATGGACGACATCATCAAGATGACCGTATGGATGAATGACCGCTCGCAGCGCGCGGCGCTGAACGAAGTGTGGCTGGAATTCTTTCCCGATGCCGCCACGCGGCCGGCGCGGCACACCATGCAGGCCTCGCTCGACGGCGGAAAGCTGGTCGAGTGCGACTTCATCGCCGTGATTGCCTGAGCCCGCCATGCCCGACTACCTGCCATTCCACCCCCATCCCACCGCACCGTCGCGCCGGCCTCCCGCGCGCAGTTGCGACAGCCAGTTTCATGTCTTCGGGCCGGCGGAGCGGTACCCGGTACGGCCGGGCGCCGCCTACGAAATGCCCAGCGCCACGATAGACGTCGCGTTGCGGCTGCACCGCACGCTGGGCATCGAGCGCGGCGTCATCGTGCAGGCCACTACCTATGGAGCCGACCACCAGGTCGTGCTGGATGGACTGGCCGCGGCCGGTCCCGGATACCGCGGATGCGCCAATGCCGCCGTGCTGCTGGAGCGCGACGATGCCTACCTGGCCAGGCTGCACGATGCCGGCGTGCGCGGGGCGCGCTTCACGCGGCAGGGACTGGGCATCGTCATGGACCAGGCCGCCTTCGATCGCGCGGTGGCCCGCATCCGCGAGCTGGGGTGGTATGCCAAGTTCCAGCCGGAACCGGACGGCATCATGGCCCAGGCCGCGCAGTTCGACGCGCTGGATATCCCCGTGCTGATCGACCACATGGGCCGCGCCGATCCCGCGCGGGGCGCGGCGGACCCCGGCCTGCGCAAGCTGGTGGAGCTGCTCGGGCGCGGCAACTTCTGGGTCATGCTCTCCTTGACCGAAAAGCTGTCCCGCCAGGGCTACCCGTGGGACGACGTGGTGCCGGTGGCGCGGGCCTGCATCGAAGCCGCGCCCGACCGCGTGGTATGGGGCAGCGACTGGCCGCATCCCGTTTCGGTCAAGCAGCCGCCGGACGAAGGCCGGCTGGTGGACCAGCTGTACCGCTATGCCGGCGACGACGCGACCCTGCGCAAGATCCTGGTGGACAATCCCGCGAACCTCTTTGGATTCGACGCATGAAGCTGATTTCTTTTCGCGCCCGGGGGGCGGACCGTTTCGGTGCCGTGGTGGACGACGGCGTCGTCGACATGACGCAAAGGCTGGCGCCGGAAATCGCCACGCTGCGCGCCGCGCTGGCGGCGGATGCGCTGCCGCGCATGCGGGCCCTGGCGCGCGCGACGCCCGACTTCGCGCTGGCCGACGTCACCCTGCTGCCGCCCATCGTCGATCCGGAAAAGATCATCTGCGTGGGCGTGAACTACGGACTGCGCAACGAGGAGTACAAGGACGGCAGCGCGGCGCCGGCGTACCCCAGCGTGTTTCCGCGCTTTCCCGGATCCTTCGTCGGCCACGGACAGGGCCTGGTGCGGCCGCGCGAATCCGGACAACTGGACTACGAAGGGGAAATCGCCATCGTCATCGGGCGGGGCGGGCGGCGCATTGCCGAGGCGGACGCGGAATCGCATATCGCCGGGCTGACCTGCGCGAACGAGGGCACGGTGCGCGACTGGGTGCGGCACGGCAAGTTCAACGTCACGCAAGGCAAGAACTTCGACGCCAGCGGCGCGATGGGGCCCTGGCTGGTCACAGCGGATGCCTTCGACGGTTTCGACGAGCTGACCGTCACCACGCGCGTCAACGGCGAGGTGCGCCAGCATGATACGACGGCCAACCTGATGTTCACGTTCCGCCGCCTGATCAGCTATATCTCCATCTGGACGACGCTGAAGCCGGGCGATGTGATTTCCACGGGCACGCCGGTGGGCGCCGGCGTGCGCTTCGATCCGCCACGGTTCCTGCTCCCCGGGGACCGGGTGGAGGTCGAGGTGTCCGGCGTGGGCGTATTGTCCAACCCGGTGGTTGACGACGCGGGAGCGCCATGATGCTGACCGCAGAGCAACGCAGCCGGGCCGCGCAATCGCTGCTACAGGCCGAGCGCAGCGCGACACCCATCACGCAACTGGACCAGACCTATCCCGGGATGGACATCGAGGATGCCTATGCCATCCAGCAGGAGGCGATCGCGCTGCGCATCGCCGCGGGGGCGCGGCTGCGCGGCCACAAGATCGGCCTGACGTCCAAGGCGATGCAAAGCACCGTGGGCATCGACGAGCCGGACTACGGCCATCTGCTGGACGATATGTTCCACAACGATGGCGACACTCTCGATGCCGGCCGCTATATCGTGCCGCGCGTGGAGGTGGAACTGGCCTTCGTGCTGGGCAGGCCGCTGCGCGGACCGGGGGTGACCCTGGTCGACGTGCTGGACGCCACCGATTATGTGATGCCGGCCATGGAGCTGATCGACGGGCGCAGCAAATACCCGCGCCGTATCGTCGATAACATTGCGGACAATGCCGCCTGCGCCGGCGTGATCCTGGGTGGACGACCGGTCAGGCCGCTGGACATCGACCTGCGCTGGGTGGCGGCGCTGCTTTACAAGAATGGCGTGATCGAGGAATCCGGCGTGTCGGCCGCCGTGCTCGGCCACCCGGCCATGGGCATCGCCTGGCTGGCCAATAAACTGGCGCGCTTCGGGACCGGGCTGGAGGCGGGCCACATCGTGCTGGCGGGGTCCTTCACGCGCACGGTGGCGGTCGGCAAGGGCGATGTCATTCATGCGGACTACGGCCCGCTGGGCAGCATCGGGCTGCGCTTCGCCTGAGATTAATATGGCGCATGCAAATCGACTTCCTCGGCATGCAGGCCTTCCTTGCGATCGTGGAGCAGGGCGGCTTCCAGCAGGCCGCCACGCACCTGCACCTGTCCCAGACCGCGGTCAGCCATCGCATCCGCAAGCTTGAAGCCAGCCTGGGCGTGACGCTGCTGGCCCGGACCACGCGCGATGTGACGCTGACCGACGCGGGGCGTGCGCTGCTGCCGCGCGTGCGCGGCGCCATGCGCGAGTTCGAGCTTTCCTACGACGCGCTGCGCCAGCACAGCCGCACGGCGCCGCAGTGGCTCGCCTTCGGCTGCCTGCCGACGCTGGCGGCGCACCGCATCGCACCGGCGCTGGCGCGGTTCCGCGACCTGCATCCGCACATTGCGGTGCGGGTCTTCGACAATTCCATCATCGAGATCGCGGAACTGGTGCAGGCCGAAACCACGGCCTTCGGCATATCGGTGGCGACATCGAATCCGTTCAATCTGGCGGTGGAGCCCTTCGCCGAAGAGCCCTTCGTGCTGGTGTGCCGGACCGACCATCCCCTGGCCGCGCTGCGCAGCGTGTGCTGGGACCAGCTGGCGGACGAGGTGTTGATCCGCATCAGCCTTCCTGCGGGCAACAGCACCGCGATCGACGACGCCCTGGGCGAGCGTCGGCTGCGGCTGCGCTGGGCCTATGAAACCCAGCATACGGCGGTGGCGCTGGATTTCGTGCAGCAGGGACTGGGTTTGACGGTGGTGCCGGCCTTGTCGCTGGACGCGGCGGGCGGACTGGCGGCGCTACCCTTGCAGCAGCCCGGCATCGCGCGGCGGCTGGCGGTGCTGACGCGTCGCGGGGCGGTGTTGACGCCCGTCGCGCTGACCTTGCGCGATCTGCTGGTGCAGGCCCTGGCGGCGGGCCTGGCCGATGAACGCCACGAATAAATCCTCCCAAACAATTCATTTGTCCGCGCGCTGACGCCTGCCTAGACTGCGTCATCACGAGATGCCATGCCGCGCGCGCCCGCCGTTGCCGGCCGGCGGACAAAAAAAGGGAGACTCACCATGATGCGATCGATCGCGGGTCCGCTGTGGCGCGCATGCCGGCGCGCGGGCCGTCGTGCCTTGCCGTGGCTGGCCGCCGCCCTGGCCGCGGCGCCCGTCGCCCACGGCGCGGACTATCCCACGCAACCGATACGCATCGTCGTCCCCTTCGGCCCCGGCGGCCTGGCGGATATTTCCATGCGCCTGGTGGCGCAGAAGATGGGCGAGCGCTACGGCGAAAAGATCATCGTCGAGAACCGTCCGGGGGCGGGCGGCATCGTGGCGGGCACGGCCACCTTGAACGCGGCGCGCGACGGCTACACCTTTATCGCCTTTTCCAACGGCACGGCGATCAGCAAGTCGCTGTTCAAGCTGCCGTACGACCCGGTGAAGGATTACACGCCCGTGTCCACCGTGGCCTATTTCGACCTGATCCTGTTGACGCATGCCAAGGGAACGCTGCATTCGGTGGCCGACGTGCTGGCCCTGTCCAGGCAGCGGCCGGTGGTGCTGGGCACCATCAATCCGGGCAGCACACAGAACCTTTCGGCCGAGCTGTTCAAGTCCACGGCCCGGCTGAACGCCTCCATCATTCCCTTCAAGACCACCTCCGACGTGGTGGCCGCCCTGATCCGCGGCGATATCGATGTCGCCTTCGAATCGTATGCCGCCGTCAAGGGCATCGTCGACGCGGGCCAGATTACCCCCATCGCGGCGACGGGCACGGGACGCTCCTCTTGGCTGCCCCAGGTGCCGACCGTGCGCGAAAGCGGCGTGCCGTACGACGTGACCGGCTGGAACGCGCTCTTCGCGCCCGCCGGCGTCCCGGCCGAGGCCGTGCAGACGCTGAACCGGCAACTGAACGAAGTGCTGCGCCTGCCCGAGGTCAGGCAACGATTCCAGGACCTGGGAACCGAGGCCAAGGGCAGTACGCCGGAAGAGATCGGCGCCATCCTGCGCAGCGATATCGACAAGTGGGCCGCTGTGATCCGGGAGGCCGGCATCCAGCGTCAGTAACCGGCGTTGCCGACCGGTATGCCGCCCGTGGCGGCACGGCATTGGAGCCGCCCAGGCGGCTGGAATGGAAGCAAGGAGCCTCGCGTGACCACATTACAAGCCAGGGAAGGACTTCTGGTCGATACCCACGTGCATGTCTTCAAGACCGACATGCCGCTGATTCCCACCCCGCGCCACAGTCCGACGTACAGCTTTACGGTCGAACAGCTGACCGACGTCATGGACCGGCACGGCGTGCAGTACGCCGTCATCGCCGCGGCCAGTCCATGGGGCGACTACAACGACTACGTCATCGATTCGGTACGCGGCAACGGCCGGCTGCGCGGCACCGTCATTGTCGAGCCTTCGATCGAACGCGTGGCGCTCGACCAGATGGATCGCGACGGCATCGTCGGGGTGCGCCTGCCGTTCATCAGCATGCCGCACCTGCCCGACCTCGATAGCTGGGACTATCGCAAGTTCCTGCGCCGGCTCGTCGATCTGGACTGGCATGTCCACGTGCATATCGACGGGCCGCGCCTGCCGCTGGTGCTGCCTTATCTGGAGCGCTCCGGTGTCAAGATCGTTATCGACCATATCGGCCGGCCGGATCCGGTCACGGGCGTGGACAGCGACGGCTTTCGCGCCATGGTCGCCGCGGTGGAGAAGGGCCGGACCTGGGTCAAGCTGTCCGGCGCCTACCGCCTGGGGGCCAACGCCCTGGACTGCGCGCAGGAGCTGTGCCGCCGCGTGGGCTACGACAAGATGCTGTGGGCCAGCGACTGCCCGTTCGTCGGCGGGGAGAAGGACACCGATTACCGGCGCGCCATCGACTGGCTCGCACGGGCCATACCGGACGAGGCCGCGCGCCGGCAGGTGTACGGCGAGAACGCGTTGCGGCTTTATTTCTCCTGACCGCGCGCCCCGGCCCAGGGCTGTGACGAGCGGGCCTCGCGGGCCGGCTGAGCAGGCCGGGCGAGGCCGGCCTAGGTGCCTGCGTCGGCGGCGGCATTGCGGGCCTCCGCCAGCGCCACCGTCAACTGCATCACTTTTTTCTTCAGTTGATCGCGCTCGTCCGTCAATGCCGCGACCAGGGTGCGCAGGCGCTTGATCTCGCCGGGCATGTCCTCGATGGCGTCCATATCGACCTCGGGCGCCGCTTCGCGCGGCGGCGGCGCCTTGGCCTGGCGCACCAGTTTGGCCGCCTGTTGCAGTTCCTTCTTGCCGCCGGCGACCGCGGCGACCTGCTTTTCCGGCGGAAGGGTGGCGACCGCGGCGGCCGCGTTGATCGAGATGGCCCCTTCCTTGACGGCCTTCACCAGCTCGGGCGCGGCGGCCTGCTGGATTTTCTCGATCTGCCCCAGCGTGTTGCTGCTGATGCGCGCGGCGCGGGCCAGCGCCTGGCGGCTCAGCGGCGGCGCCGCGGCCGGGACGGCGGGCGCCGGCGGCGGCGGACTGCTGCCGTCGTCCTCCCATGGCGGGACGCTGCGCGCCTGCAGGATTTCCTTCTTGCGCAAGGCCAGGACGCCGCGCTGGAAGTCGGATACGCTGCGCCGGCCCAGGTGGTTTTCGATCATCCATAAGTGCACATCCTCGATCGAGCGGAAGCGCTCGTTCTGGCGCGTCTGGAAATCGATGCCGTGCTTGCGGCAGATGGCGTAGCGGTTGTGGCCGTCCACCAGCAGGTCGCCCCAGAGTATCAGCGCGTCGCGGCAGCCTTCATCCAGCAGGCTGCGTTCGAGCGCGGCATATTCGTCGTCCGTGAGCGGGTCTATGTAGGCGCGCAGGCCCTCGTCTATCCTGATATCCATCGTTTCCTACTTGACGTCGAAGGCCTCGTCCACCGGCACCTGCAGCGCCGTGACCATCGCATTGGTCTGCGCCGCCATGCCGATAACCGCCAGGAGTTCCGCATGCTGGCCGTCCGTCATGCCCTTGGCCTTCGCGGCGGCGGTATGCGAGTGCACGCAATAGGTGCAGCCGTTCGCGGTCGATACGGCGATGTAGATCATTTCCCGTACCAGCGGCGGCAGTTCGCCCTCGGCCACCATGACCTGCTTCAACTGCGTCCAGACGCGCTCGAGCTGTGCGGGGTCATGTGCCAAGGCGCGCCAGAAGTTGTTGATGAAATCCGACTTGCGCGTGGCGCGGATATCCTCGAAGACGGCCCAGGCCTGTGGCCGTTGGCGGACTTCCTCGTCCGTAAGCAATCGTACTGTCGCCATGATGTTCTGCTCCCTGATCGACGGGGCGCCGGCATGCCTGCCGCCGGCGCGGCGGGTGCGGAAGCGGCGCCCGTGACCGGGACGATAACAGGGCTTGCGCGGCGCGGCCCGGCCGGTGCGCGGGGCGGTGTATATACAGCGGTCGCCCGAGCGGCCACAATACATCCCGTGCCATGAGGGCATGGGCAACGCTTCGTGGTGAAAGCGGCCCACAACGACATCGCGCTGCGGGGGGCGTCCGTCCTTCGCTTCAGGCGCGGCGGGAGACAGACATGAACGATCATTCATTGCACAACGATGGCCGGCGGCGCTTGCTGGTGGGCGGGGCCGGGGCCATCGCGACATTGGGCCTGGCGGGCGCCATGCCGGCCGCGCGGGCCGCGGATGGCGCCGCTGCCGGCCCGGTGGGCGGGGCCGCGGCCCCGGCGGCGCCGGCGCAGCCTGCGGCCAAGCCCTTGCCTGCCTACGTGGCGTGGAAGAATGCCGACGCGGTGATCGTCCACAGCAGCAATACCATCGAGACCCGGCGCACCGCCTTCGGCGACGGCGTCGTGACGCCCGCCAACCAGCTGTACATCCGCAATAACGTGGCGCCGCCGGATGCGTCCATCCTGAAGGACCGGGATGCCTGGGCGGTCAGTGTCGAGGGGGTGAAGTCTCCCGGTGAAATCACCGTGGCGGAACTGAAGACCATGGGTATCGCCACGGTGGCGATGGTGCTGCAATGCAGCGGCAACGGACGCAAGTTCTTTCCGCACAAGCCCAGCGGCACGCCGTGGAACGTGGGCGCGGCCGGCTGCGTCATCTGGACCGGCCTGCCGGTGCGGCAATTGGTCGAGGCGCGCGGCGGCATCACGGGCGGCGCGCAATACATGACCGGACGCGGCGGGGAAACGCTGCCCGCCGGCATCGACCCCAATACCGTGATGGTCGAGCGTTCGGTGCCGCTGGAGGCGATGCAAGATGCCCTGCTGGCGTGGGAAATGAATGGCGAACCCATCTCCCTGGCGCATGGCGGGCCCCTGCGCCTGATCGTTCCCGGCTATTCGGGTGTCAACAACATCAAGTACATCAAGCGCCTGGCGTTTACGCCCGAACAGACGCAGGCGGCGATCCAGTCCGTGCGCTACCGCCTGGCGCCGGTCGGTACCAAGGAAACGCCGCAGATGCCGGCGGTGTGGCAGATGGACGTCAAGTCATGGATCAACGGCTTCGACAGCGAAGGCACGCTGCGGACCGGTCCGTATGTGATACGCGGCGTGGCGTTCGGCGGCATGGAGGCCGTGAAATCCGTGGAAGTCTCCATCGACGGCGGCCGTACCTGGACCCAGGCTCCTTTCATCGGGCCCGACCTGGGCAAGTACGCCTGGCGGCAATTCGCCCTGCCGGTGGACCTGCAGCCCGGGCAGTACACCTTCGCCAGCCGCGCCATGGACGTCAAGGGCAATATCCAGGTGGAGAACCGGCGCGAGAACGATGCGGGCTACCTGAACAGCAGTTGGCGCGACCATATGTTGAACATCACGGTGGCGGAGGGGCGCGCATGACGGGCAGGATCTTCCGGTCGTCCACGGCGCGCGGATGGACCGCGGCGCTCCTGCTGTGCGGGGCGGCATGGACGGGCGCGGCCCAGGCGGGCGACGCCGATGCCGCAGCCCTGGACCGTGGCCGCATGCTGTTCACGGGGGGCGCCACGCCGGCCTGTGCGATTTGCCATACCCTGGCCGACGCGGACGCCGCGGGGGCCGTGGGGCCATCGCTGGACGAGCTGAAGCCGGATGCCGAGCGGGTCGCCAATGTGCTGCGCAAAGGCATGGGGGTGATGCCTTCCTATGCGGCGCTGGGGGAGGACGACATCGCGGCGCTGGCGGCGTATGTCGCGCAGGCGGCGGCCAAGCCTTAGCCCCATATCGGGGCGGAGACCCCGTCAAGGGTCTCCACCCCGGAGCGGCCCCGCCCATGGCCTTACACCTTGCTCCCGGCAGGGTTGTCAGTGCTTCGACAGACTCCGCGGGATAAGATCGGCGCCCGATGTCA
Coding sequences within it:
- a CDS encoding fumarylacetoacetate hydrolase family protein, which translates into the protein MKLISFRARGADRFGAVVDDGVVDMTQRLAPEIATLRAALAADALPRMRALARATPDFALADVTLLPPIVDPEKIICVGVNYGLRNEEYKDGSAAPAYPSVFPRFPGSFVGHGQGLVRPRESGQLDYEGEIAIVIGRGGRRIAEADAESHIAGLTCANEGTVRDWVRHGKFNVTQGKNFDASGAMGPWLVTADAFDGFDELTVTTRVNGEVRQHDTTANLMFTFRRLISYISIWTTLKPGDVISTGTPVGAGVRFDPPRFLLPGDRVEVEVSGVGVLSNPVVDDAGAP
- a CDS encoding RidA family protein, with the translated sequence MRRTSIYAEGFSHKNPIPAACRVGSMLYSGSVQGTDPATGAYGATLQAQCRLMFEHVQRIVTAGGGSMDDIIKMTVWMNDRSQRAALNEVWLEFFPDAATRPARHTMQASLDGGKLVECDFIAVIA
- a CDS encoding carboxymuconolactone decarboxylase family protein — its product is MATVRLLTDEEVRQRPQAWAVFEDIRATRKSDFINNFWRALAHDPAQLERVWTQLKQVMVAEGELPPLVREMIYIAVSTANGCTYCVHSHTAAAKAKGMTDGQHAELLAVIGMAAQTNAMVTALQVPVDEAFDVK
- a CDS encoding amidohydrolase family protein, which codes for MTTLQAREGLLVDTHVHVFKTDMPLIPTPRHSPTYSFTVEQLTDVMDRHGVQYAVIAAASPWGDYNDYVIDSVRGNGRLRGTVIVEPSIERVALDQMDRDGIVGVRLPFISMPHLPDLDSWDYRKFLRRLVDLDWHVHVHIDGPRLPLVLPYLERSGVKIVIDHIGRPDPVTGVDSDGFRAMVAAVEKGRTWVKLSGAYRLGANALDCAQELCRRVGYDKMLWASDCPFVGGEKDTDYRRAIDWLARAIPDEAARRQVYGENALRLYFS
- the hpaH gene encoding 2-oxo-hept-4-ene-1,7-dioate hydratase encodes the protein MLTAEQRSRAAQSLLQAERSATPITQLDQTYPGMDIEDAYAIQQEAIALRIAAGARLRGHKIGLTSKAMQSTVGIDEPDYGHLLDDMFHNDGDTLDAGRYIVPRVEVELAFVLGRPLRGPGVTLVDVLDATDYVMPAMELIDGRSKYPRRIVDNIADNAACAGVILGGRPVRPLDIDLRWVAALLYKNGVIEESGVSAAVLGHPAMGIAWLANKLARFGTGLEAGHIVLAGSFTRTVAVGKGDVIHADYGPLGSIGLRFA
- a CDS encoding Bug family tripartite tricarboxylate transporter substrate binding protein is translated as MMRSIAGPLWRACRRAGRRALPWLAAALAAAPVAHGADYPTQPIRIVVPFGPGGLADISMRLVAQKMGERYGEKIIVENRPGAGGIVAGTATLNAARDGYTFIAFSNGTAISKSLFKLPYDPVKDYTPVSTVAYFDLILLTHAKGTLHSVADVLALSRQRPVVLGTINPGSTQNLSAELFKSTARLNASIIPFKTTSDVVAALIRGDIDVAFESYAAVKGIVDAGQITPIAATGTGRSSWLPQVPTVRESGVPYDVTGWNALFAPAGVPAEAVQTLNRQLNEVLRLPEVRQRFQDLGTEAKGSTPEEIGAILRSDIDKWAAVIREAGIQRQ
- a CDS encoding LysR family transcriptional regulator, producing the protein MQIDFLGMQAFLAIVEQGGFQQAATHLHLSQTAVSHRIRKLEASLGVTLLARTTRDVTLTDAGRALLPRVRGAMREFELSYDALRQHSRTAPQWLAFGCLPTLAAHRIAPALARFRDLHPHIAVRVFDNSIIEIAELVQAETTAFGISVATSNPFNLAVEPFAEEPFVLVCRTDHPLAALRSVCWDQLADEVLIRISLPAGNSTAIDDALGERRLRLRWAYETQHTAVALDFVQQGLGLTVVPALSLDAAGGLAALPLQQPGIARRLAVLTRRGAVLTPVALTLRDLLVQALAAGLADERHE
- a CDS encoding c-type cytochrome — translated: MTGRIFRSSTARGWTAALLLCGAAWTGAAQAGDADAAALDRGRMLFTGGATPACAICHTLADADAAGAVGPSLDELKPDAERVANVLRKGMGVMPSYAALGEDDIAALAAYVAQAAAKP
- a CDS encoding sulfite oxidase — translated: MNDHSLHNDGRRRLLVGGAGAIATLGLAGAMPAARAADGAAAGPVGGAAAPAAPAQPAAKPLPAYVAWKNADAVIVHSSNTIETRRTAFGDGVVTPANQLYIRNNVAPPDASILKDRDAWAVSVEGVKSPGEITVAELKTMGIATVAMVLQCSGNGRKFFPHKPSGTPWNVGAAGCVIWTGLPVRQLVEARGGITGGAQYMTGRGGETLPAGIDPNTVMVERSVPLEAMQDALLAWEMNGEPISLAHGGPLRLIVPGYSGVNNIKYIKRLAFTPEQTQAAIQSVRYRLAPVGTKETPQMPAVWQMDVKSWINGFDSEGTLRTGPYVIRGVAFGGMEAVKSVEVSIDGGRTWTQAPFIGPDLGKYAWRQFALPVDLQPGQYTFASRAMDVKGNIQVENRRENDAGYLNSSWRDHMLNITVAEGRA
- a CDS encoding amidohydrolase family protein; the protein is MPDYLPFHPHPTAPSRRPPARSCDSQFHVFGPAERYPVRPGAAYEMPSATIDVALRLHRTLGIERGVIVQATTYGADHQVVLDGLAAAGPGYRGCANAAVLLERDDAYLARLHDAGVRGARFTRQGLGIVMDQAAFDRAVARIRELGWYAKFQPEPDGIMAQAAQFDALDIPVLIDHMGRADPARGAADPGLRKLVELLGRGNFWVMLSLTEKLSRQGYPWDDVVPVARACIEAAPDRVVWGSDWPHPVSVKQPPDEGRLVDQLYRYAGDDATLRKILVDNPANLFGFDA